Proteins encoded by one window of Salvia splendens isolate huo1 chromosome 5, SspV2, whole genome shotgun sequence:
- the LOC121804808 gene encoding aspartate aminotransferase, cytoplasmic-like translates to MSDSVFASIVQAPEDPILGVTVAYNKDQSPVKLNLGVGAYRTEEGKPLVLNVVRKAEQMLVNDESRVKEYLPITGVADFNKLSAKLIFGADSPAIQENRVTTVQCLSGTGSLRVGGEFLAKHYHEKTIYIPLPTWGNHPKVFTLAGLSVKTYRYYDPNTRGLDFSGLLEDLQNGPSGAIVLLHACAHNPTGVDPTSDQWEQIRQLMRSKELLPFFDSAYQGFASGSLDADAAPVRMFVADGGECLAAQSYAKNMGLYGERVGALSIVCKGADVASRVESQLKLVIRPMYSNPPIHGASIVAAILKDGNMYTEWTVELKAMADRIISMRHQLFEALQAKGTPGDWSHIIKQIGMFTFTGLNSDQVAFMTKEFHIYMTSDGRISMAGLSSRTVPHLANAIHAAVTKAA, encoded by the exons ATGTCCGATTCTGTTTTCGCCAGCATCGTTCAGGCTCCTGAAGATCCGATTTTAGGA GTAACTGTTGCTTATAACAAAGATCAGAGCCCGGTTAAGTTGAATTTAGGCGTCGGAGCTTATCGAACTGAG GAAGGAAAACCTCTTGTTCTCAATGTAGTGAGGAAGGCTGAGCAAATGCTTGTGAATGATGA ATCTCGTGTGAAAGAATATCTTCCAATTACTGGAGTGGCAGATTTTAACAAATTGAGTGCCAAACTCATTTTTGGAGCTGACAG TCCTGCCATCCAGGAGAATAGAGTGACTACTGTCCAGTGCTTGTCTGGAACTGGCTCATTGAGGGTTGGAGGAGAGTTTCTGGCCAAGCATTATCATGAG AAAACTATATACATTCCACTGCCGACATGGGGAAATCATCCTAAGGTTTTCACTTTAGCAGGGTTGTCAGTGAAGACTTATCGATACTATGATCCAAATACTCGTGGCTTGGACTTTTCAG GACTACTGGAAGACCTTCAAAATGGCCCATCTGGAGCAATAGTTCTTCTTCATGCATGCGCTCACAACCCAACAGGTGTAGATCCAACCTCTGATCAGTGGGAGCAAATCAGGCAATTGATGCGATCAAAAGAATTATTACCTTTTTTCGATAGTGCTTATCAG GGTTTTGCTAGTGGGAGCCTTGATGCAGATGCAGCGCCTGTTCGGATGTTTGTTGCTGATGGAGGAGAATGTCTTGCAGCACAGAGTTATGCTAAAAACATGGGACTTTATGGTGAAAGAGTTGGTGCGCTTAGTATC GTGTGCAAAGGTGCAGACGTTGCATCTAGAGTTGAAAGCCAATTGAAATTGGTCATCAGGCCCATGTATTCCAATCCTCCTATTCACGGTGCATCGATTGTGGCAGCTATACTCAAGGAtgg GAACATGTATACAGAATGGACAGTTGAGCTGAAAGCCATGGCTGATAGGATTATCAGCATGCGCCATCAGCTTTTTGAGGCTTTGCAAGCCAAAG GGACACCGGGTGACTGGAGCCATATCATCAAACAGATAGGGATGTTCACATTCACAGGATTGAACAGTGATCAAGTTGCTTTCATGACAAAGGAGTTTCACATCTACATGACGTCTGATGG GAGAATCAGCATGGCAGGTCTGAGTTCAAGAACAGTTCCCCATCTTGCAAATGCTATACATGCTGCTGTTACCAAAGCTGCATAG
- the LOC121804796 gene encoding peroxisomal fatty acid beta-oxidation multifunctional protein AIM1-like has translation MRQPTVTMEVGHDGVAIITISNPPVNALALTIFDGLKDKYGEAMRRDDVKAVVLTGDAGKFSGGFDINVFERVHRTGDISNLPETSISVAVNLIEDGKKPTVAALQGLALGGGLELALASHARIAAPNTLLGLPELTLGVIPGSGGTQRLPRLIGLPKALELMLFSKSITSEEGKDLGLVDAVVPSDELLKASRQWALDIIERRKPWIRSLHWIDKLGSLPEVVAIIKTARQQAKQSFKNLPQHQACLDVIEEGIIHGGYHGILKESRVFKDLISTDTSKGLVHAFFSQRATSKVPNVTDIGLKPRKIMKVAVIGGGLMGSGIATSLILSDIYVILKEINSEYLLKGIKAIEGNVRGLVSRKKLAKDKAEKALLMVKGTLDYSDFKDVDMVIEAVVENIPLKQKIFADIEKACPPHCILASNTSTIDLNIIGEKTKSQDRIIGAHFFSPAHVMPLLEIVRTEKTSAQVILDLMTVGKIIKKVPVVVGNCTGFAVNRAFFPYSQSAHLLLHLGVDIFRIDQLISNFGLPLGPFQLQDVAGYGVVVATTEIFRVSFPDRTFQSPLVPLLLKNGRNGKNNGKGYYIYEKGSKPKPDPSVLPIIEESRRTINIMPGGKPISVTDDEIVQMILFPVVNEACRVFDEGVVVRASDLDTASILGMSFPSYRGGIIFWADTIGADHIYKSLQKWYKLYGNFFKPSRFLEERATRGIPLSAPTTTSSTAKARL, from the exons ATGAGGCAGCCTACAGTTACCATGGAGGTCGGTCACGACGGCGTTGCGATCATCACCATCTCCAACCCTCCCGTCAATGCTCTCGCTCTTACCA TTTTTGATGGATTGAAGGACAAGTATGGTGAGGCCATGCGAAGAGATGACGTCAAAGCTGTTGTTCTCACCG GTGATGCTGGAAAATTCTCTGGTGGCTTCGACATAAATGTGTTTGAGAGGGTGCATAGAACAG GAGATATTTCCAACTTACCTGAGACATCCATTAGCGTCGCGGTCAATTTAATAGAAG ATGGAAAGAAGCCTACTGTTGCTGCCCTGCAAGGACTTGCACTTGGGGGTGGATTGGAACTAGCTTTG GCTTCTCACGCGCGAATTGCTGCGCCAAATACACTACTTGGTCTGCCTGAACTTACTCTTGGTGTTATACCTGGATCAGGAG GCACACAACGTCTCCCTAGGCTTATCGGGCTGCCAAAAGCACTTGAACTTATGCTG TTTTCTAAATCAATTACATCTGAAGAAGGAAAAGATCTAGGCCTTGTTGATGCTGTTGTACCTTCTGATGAATTATTAAAAGCATCCCGCCAGTGGGCACTAGACATCATAGAGAGGCGCAAACCATGGATACGCTCTCTTCATTGGATAGACAAACTTGGTTCCCTGCCAGAAGTGGTTGCTATTATAAAAACAGCAAGGCAGCAGGCCAAACAGAGTTTTAAAAATTTGCCTCAGCACCAGGCATGTCTTGATGTAATTGAGGAAGGAATCATTCATGGTGGTTATCATGGAATTTTAAAG GAGTCGAGGGTATTTAAAGATCTAATCTCTACAGACACCTCAAAAGGTCTAGTACATGCGTTTTTTTCTCAAAGGGCAACAAGTAAG GTTCCAAATGTCACTGACATTGGACTAAAACCAAGAAAAATAATGAAAGTTGCTGTTATTGGTGGAGGACTAATGGGTTCTGGCATAGCTACATCTTTAATTTTGAGTGACATATATGTCATCCTCAAAGAAATCAATTCTGAGTATCTTCTAAAGGGGATAAAAGCAATTGAAG GGAATGTCCGAGGTCTGGTATCAAGAAAAAAATTGGCAAAGGATAAAGCTGAGAAAGCCCTTTTGATGGTTAAAGGCACTTTGGACTACTCTGATTTCAAGGATGTGGATATGGTTATTGAA GCTGTTGTTGAGAATATTCCTCTGAAGCAGAAAATTTTTGCTGATATTGAGAAAGCATGCCCACCTCACTGTATTCTGGCTTCAAATACTTCTACTATTGACCTCAATATAATTGGAGAAAAGACCAAATCACAAGATCGGATAATTGGTGCACATTTTTTCAG CCCTGCTCACGTGATGCCCCTCTTGGAAATTGTACGGACGGAGAAGACTTCTGCACAAGTAATTCTTGATTTAATGACGGTTGGGAAGATCATAAAGAAAGTTCCTGTTGTAGTTGGGAACTGCACTGGTTTTGCAGTGAACAGAGCATTCTTCCCCTACTCTCAGAGTGCACATCTTCTGTTACACTTAGGGGTGGATATATTTAGAATTGATCAGCTTATCAGCAACTTTGGCCTTCCATTGGGGCCATTCCA GCTTCAGGATGTTGCAGGATATGGAGTAGTAGTTGCAACAACAGAAATATTCCGTGTATCATTTCCTGATAGGACATTTCAATCTCCACTGGTGCCGCTTCTTTTAAAGAACGGGAGAAATG GAAAAAATAATGGAAAAGGATATTATATCTACGAGAAAGGAAGCAAGCCCAAACCTGATCCTTCTGTTCTCCCAATAATAGAGGAATCTAGAAGAACTATAAATATTATGCCTGGTGGCAAG CCTATTTCTGTCACCGATGATGAAATTGTTCAGATGATACTGTTTCCAGTGGTGAATGAGGCTTGTCGTGTATTTGATGAAGGGGTGGTTGTCCGAGCATCAGATCTTGATACTGCCTCTATTCTCGGCATGAGTTTCCCATCATATCG CGGCGGTATTATTTTTTGGGCAGACACCATTGGGGCAGATCATATATACAAAAGTCTCCAGAAGTGGTATAAATTATATGGTAACTTCTTCAAACCATCAAGGTTTCTGGAAGAAAGAGCAACCAGAGGCATCCCATTG AGTGCACCCACCACAACATCTTCTACAGCAAAGGCACGCCTATGA